The Candidatus Tanganyikabacteria bacterium DNA window CCCGACACCGTCAAAGCGTACTACGCCGACGAGCTGGCCACGGCCAGCGAGGACATCAAGGCCGATTACAGCCAGTATGGCCGCTCCGACACCAGCTCCCCGGACGCGGCGTGAGCGCGTTCCACGACCAGAGGAGGTTCAAAACGATGGCCACCACGGAGAACACTCCATCCCTCAGCTCCACGCCCAGCCCAATCGGGTTGCCGGAGTTCCTGGCCGACTATGGCCGCCTCGCACCCGACGAGCAGCTGCAGTACCTGGTCGGCATGGCCAAGAAGCTGACGGCCAAATCGCCCGAGCGCGCCACCGACGCGGCCCGGGTCATCCTCCACATCAAGGACAACGAGCTGTATCGCAAGGACCATGTCACGTTCGAGGCCTTCCTGGAGGCCGAAGGTCTCAAGAAGACGACCGCCTACACCACGATGGCCGCGGTCCGCCGGTTCCCCCTTGAGATGATCTTCGAAATGGGGCTCACCAAGGCGCGGCGCCTGGCGACCGAGGACGACGCCGAGGCGATCATCGCCAAGGGGTTCGACTACCTGGCCGAGGACGGAACGGTGCAGCACATGTCGGTACTCGGCAACAGCACCCGCGCCTTCCAGCAGGCCTTCAAGACCCGTCAGCTCCCGCCGGCCGCAAAGCCTGCGGCTCCGGCCGACCATTCGGCCGAGGCGGCTACAAGCGCCAACACCGAGCCTGAGGCCGGCGACCAGGTTGCCGAGCGCATCGAGGAGCAGAGCGCCCCCGATCCCGCTCCGCCGTCGAGCGAGACGACTAGCCAGGAGGAGGCGCCTGCCGACGAGCTGAGGGACGAGCAGGTGGGTGCTGAACCCGCCCTGCAGTCGGGCGAGTCCGGCCCCGCGGAGACCTCGCCGGCCACCGATCCGGCCGAGGACGCGGGCGACGAGGCCACCCCGGATCCGGCGGCAGCAAAGGTCATCGAGCAGCCTGCAGCGTCTACCACCCGACCGAACGGCCACATGAGCAAGCGGGAGAAGCGGGAACTGCGCATGGCGCGTGCCACCAGCAGTGTTCCGGGGGCCGATCACGCCTCCGAGGCCCTGGCGCTGATGAACGGCTAGATTTCAGGGCGACGAAGACAAGGTTCTGCCCGATAGGACCCATCCGAAATGGCCAAACTCCTGACTGTCGACGAGATTGCGGACGAGCTGTCCGTGTCCCGCAACCGCGTATACGACCTTGCCGCCGCGGGCCTCATCCCCGTGGTGCGCCTCGGGCGCCTGCTGAGGTTCGACCCCGACCAGATCGCCGAGTGGAAGCGAGACGGCGGCAGCCGCTGGCCGCCAGCCCGGAGCACCAGGTAGTGAATGCTACCGGGTCCCTTTTCGCACCCCATGGTCGTGGGGAGTGGTAGCATCTCTCTCGTAGGTCCCGCCAGGCTGGAGACGACCCCGTAGGGGGGCCCAGCATACCCACGGGGAGGATCTTCGACATGGCAAGGACTTCAGGCCGGGCAGGTCAAGGCAGGGGCAAGCCTCGCAAAGGCGATGGCATCTGCCAGACGGCGGATGGCCGCTGGATCGCGGTCGTCGAAGGCCCTCGCAAGCCCGACGGCAGCAGGGACCAGCGGCGCAAGCGGTTCGACACGGAGCGCGAGGCCCGCGCCTGGAAGCACGAGCACGAGACAGCCAAGCGGCAGGGGCCGCTCCCGCGGGCCGGCAAGCTTACCGTCGAGGACTTCGCCCGTGAGTGGCTTGCGACGATCGTACCGGCCCGTGGCGTGAAGGATCGGACAATCCTCGACTATCAGGACTACCTGGACCGGTACCTGTTGCCGGCGATCGGCACGCTCAACCTGGCCGACGTGACGCCCCTGCACCTGGACCGGCTGTACCATGGCCTGCTCACGGTCGGCCGCGCCGAAAGACCGCGGAAAGGCACCCGCGGCTATGTCTCGAAGCCTCACCCTCTGGCGGCCCGGACCGTTCGCCATCTCCACACGATCGTGCGGGACATGTTCGAAACCGCTCGCAAGAAACGCCTCCTGGCGAACAACCCCGCGGCCGACGCCGAGGTTCCGAGCGTGCCGGGTCCGGCCAAGGCCCGGTTCAAGGTGTGGTCCCCCGACGAGTGCAAGCGGTTCCTGGCCCGGGCTGATCTGGATCCCTACCAGGCCCTCTGGCACCTGCTTCTTGCGACGGGAGTGCGACTGGGCGAGGCCCGGGGGCTTGCATGGGCCGACGTGGACACGAAGCGCGGGACGGTTCACGTGGCATCGACGTTGAGCCTCGACCTCGAGCGCAAGGCCAAGCGGACCAGCCCGAAGACCGACAGCGGCGATCGGACTATCCCCATCCCGCCGGACTTGGCCCTGATCCTCAAGGAGCACCGGCGCTCCAGTCTGGAGGCCCGCCTGAAGATCAAGGCCTCGCCCGCTATCGACTACGTGT harbors:
- a CDS encoding helix-turn-helix domain-containing protein, whose product is MAKLLTVDEIADELSVSRNRVYDLAAAGLIPVVRLGRLLRFDPDQIAEWKRDGGSRWPPARSTR
- a CDS encoding tyrosine-type recombinase/integrase, with protein sequence MARTSGRAGQGRGKPRKGDGICQTADGRWIAVVEGPRKPDGSRDQRRKRFDTEREARAWKHEHETAKRQGPLPRAGKLTVEDFAREWLATIVPARGVKDRTILDYQDYLDRYLLPAIGTLNLADVTPLHLDRLYHGLLTVGRAERPRKGTRGYVSKPHPLAARTVRHLHTIVRDMFETARKKRLLANNPAADAEVPSVPGPAKARFKVWSPDECKRFLARADLDPYQALWHLLLATGVRLGEARGLAWADVDTKRGTVHVASTLSLDLERKAKRTSPKTDSGDRTIPIPPDLALILKEHRRSSLEARLKIKASPAIDYVFCAEPGRPLDGTNLLHRFHKLCQDAGVTRIRIHDCRHTFASLALGAGVPVTEVSAILGHATPAITMAIYAHFIPGNNSRPTDAVASAIYRSN